Proteins from one Anopheles nili chromosome 2, idAnoNiliSN_F5_01, whole genome shotgun sequence genomic window:
- the LOC128721580 gene encoding ras-like GTP-binding protein RhoL, with protein MTITGAGSNGGGMRPLKVTTVGDGMVGKTCMLITYTQNEFPSEYVPTVFDNHACNIVVDGADYALTLWDTAGQEDYERLRPLSYPNTDCFLICYSISNRTSFDNVLSKWCPEIRHFAPSVPIVLVGTKSDLRVQGSEKFVTTVEGKKLKHKIKAYALVECSAKRKLNLAEVFDEAVRAVEKKPHAGPRICTIL; from the exons ATGACCATAACCGGGGCAGGCAGCAATGGTGGCGGGATGCGTCCGCTGAAGGTGACGACCGTTGGGGACGGTATGGTCGGGAAAACGTGCATGCTCATCACCTACACCCAGAACGAGTTCCCGAGCGAGTACGTCCCGACCGTGTTCGATAATCACGCGTGCAACATCGTCGTCGATGGGGCCGATTACGCTCTGACCCTTTGGGATACGGCCGGTCAGGAGGATTACGAGCGATTGCGTCCACTCAGCTACCCAAAC ACCGATTGCTTTCTCATCTGCTACTCGATATCAAACCGCACGTCGTTCGATAACGTGCTGTCCAAATGGTGCCCGGAGATAAGACATTTCGCACCCTCTGTGCCGATCGTGCTCGTCG GCACCAAGAGTGATTTGCGGGTGCAGGGATCGGAGAAGTTCGTCACCACAGTCGAGGGCAAGAAGTTGAAGCACAAAATCAAGGCCTACGCGCTGGTGGAATGCTCGGCTAAACGGAAACTCAACCTGGCAGAGGTGTTCGACGAGGCGGTGCGTGCCGTTGAGAAGAAACCCCACGCGGGCCCGCGCATTTGCACTATTCTGTAG